The stretch of DNA CCCAGGTGACGGAACAGAGCCCACTGGGTGAGGGAGCCCTGGCTCCCATGCCTGTGCCTAGTGGCATGCTGCCCGCCAGCCACCCGGACCCTGCCTTCTCCATCTTCCCACCTGATGCCCCTAAGCTACCTGAGAACCAGACGTCGCCAGGCGAGCCACCTGAGCATGGAGGTCCGGCAGAGGCTGGCCATGACAGCCCAGTCCCAGAGGTAACCTGGGGGCCTGAGGATGAGGAACTTTGGAGGAAACTGTCCTTCCGCCACTGGCCGACGCTCTTCAGCTATTACAACATCACACTGGCCAAGAGGTGAGCTGGGCCGTGCCAGGTGCCACCTCCTCACTCGATGGTGTCAACTCACCATCCCCTTTCCCCAATGTAGGAGGCCCACAGTTTGAattctgcaaataaataaaacaattcataAGGTTGTGAGGTGGGAACTGGTGGTCTAGGCAGCCATAACCCAACAGCAACCCCAGGTTCCTCTGAGGAGTCACAGGTGGCTGCCAGCCCTCGCTAGAATGAGACCCACCCACCTGTgccaggagtggggagggagataCCCCACACGGTCAGAAGGGCTGCTTGGGTGCTGGTATCTGGGACAGCAAGGTTGGCTGCTAAGCTGGGCTGGGGAGGGACCTACCTCTGTCCCCAACCCCCATGCTGGGAGAGTCTGGCCGGTGGAGCTGAGGCctgcctggggaggagggagcagaCTGGCTGGCAGGCACAGTAGGAGGAAGCCTTGGGAGGCCCCCCGCTGAGGCTGCCCACTGTCCGGACCCCAGGTACATCAGCCTGCTGCCCGTCATCCCAGTCACACTCCGCCTGAACCCGAGGGAGGCCCTGGAGGGCCGGCACCCTCAGGATGGCCGCAGTGCCTGGCCCCCACCAGGGCCCATACCTGCTGGGCACTGGGAAGCGGGACCCAAGGGCCCAGGTGGGGTGCAGGCCCATGGAGACGTCACGCTGTACAAGTAAGGttgctgggtggggtggggtgggatagAGTGCGGGGAGGGGGACGGGTGGGCAAGAgtaggggagagggaggaggggaggggacaggctGTGAGGTGTGTCTCACAGCAGTCCGCCTTCCCGTGCAGGGTGGCGGCGCTGGGTCTAGCTGCGGGCATTGTGttggtgctgctgctgctctgcctgtACCGCGTGCTGTGCCCGCGCAACTACGGGCAGCCGGGAAGCGGGCCTGGGCGGCGGAGGCGCGGGGAGCTGCCCTGCGACGACTATGGCTATGCGCCACCTGAGACAGAGATTGTGCCGCTGGTCCTGCGCGGCCATCTCATGGTGAGCGGGGGCACAGCGGCCAGGCAGGGGAGGGCTGGGGCCTGGCCCACACCAACACCAGGCTCCCGCAGGATATCGAGTGCCTGGCCAGCGACGGCATGCTGCTGGTGAGCTGTTGCCTGGCAGGCCACGTGTGTGTGTGGGACGCACAGACCGGGGATTGCCTCACGCGTATCCCGCGCCCAGGGTAGGTGCGGCTGCTCTCTCCTCtgtgcccccccacccccctcacCCCACCACCTACCCCGTGCAGCCATGTAtctcccctcctttctccctctgacGTATCCCCCAACCCCTCCaggctccctcccacccccacaccaCACCCTCTCTGCTTGTCCCCTCTAACGGCCCCTCACTTCCCCTCtcaccctctcccttcccctcacaCCCCCTCTCCTACATCCCCTCTCACTCCACCGTCCTGGCCCCCAGCAGGCAGCGCCGGGACAGTGGCATGGGCAGCGGGCTGGAGGCTCAGGAGAGCTGGGAACGACTTTCAGATGGTGGGAAGGCTGGCCCAGAGGAGCCTGGGGACAGCCCTCCCCTGAGACACCGCCCCCGGGACCCTCCACCGCCTTCCCTCTTCGGGGACCAGCCTGACCTCAGCTGCTTAATTGACACCAACTTTTCGGCACAGCCACAGCCCTCACAGCCCACTCAGCCCGAGCCACGGCACCGGGCGGTCTGTGGCCGCGCTCGGGACTCCCTAGGCTATGACTTCAGCCGCCTGGTGCAGCGGGTGTACCAGGAGGAGGGGCTGGCAGCCGTCTGCACACCAGCCCTGCGCCCACCCTCGCCTGGGCCGGTGCTGCCCCAGGCTCCTGAGGACGAGGGTGGCTCCCCTGAGAAAGGCTCCCCTTCCCTTGCCTGGGCCCCCAGTGCGGAGGGTTCCATCTGGAGCTTGGAGCTGCAGGGCCACCTCATCGTGGTGGGGCGGAGCAGCGGCCGGCTGGAGGTGGGCAGAGGGGCTAAAGGTGGGCAGAGCGGCTGTCCACCCCAGGGATTGTGGGCCTTTCTGGTGGGCAGGTGCTCACAGCCTCTGGACTCATAGGTGTGGGACGCCATTGAAGGGGTGCTGTGCTGCAGCAGCGAGGAGGTCTCCTCAGGCATTACCGCTTTGGTCTTCTTGGACAAAAGGTGAGCgtggcctgcctcagcccccagtgTCCCCAGCCTTTGTTGGCTAAGCCATACTCTCTTGAGTCTTGAGTCCTGGTTCCCGTCCACTGCTGCACTGTATGTTGCGATTGACCTTCTTGGTGACCAGCCCCACACCTGTGAGCAGAGGGCAGTCCACTTGGATGGGAAGGTAACAGTTAAAAGCGTTAGGGGTGTGACGTGCTTGGAATTGGGCCTGGCACACGGTGACCTCCCAGGGCCTTAAGCAGTGACAGTGGGGAGTGATACACTCCTGTCCTTTCTCACCCTTCTCAATGAAGCCAGTTTCTCTGATAAGCTTGTCAGTATTGAGCCTTTGGGGTATCTTGGTTGCATTTTTAGTTACAGAAACAAAGTGCGCTTGCAGAACCCTCTTCTCCTTGGCTGCTGGCGGCTGTTCTCTGCTCTCCCTGGTCCTGTCGTGCTTGCCCTCCTCAGCAAGCCTGCTGGCTGTGGGCGTCCCCAGGGCTCGTCTGCATGCACACTCCTTGGGGAGTCTCAGTCACCTGGGTTCTGGCCCCACCTCCGAGCTGGTGAACCTGGGTCTCCACCCAATGGCCAGGTGCCTTCTTCCGAACGCCTTCGCCTGCCTGTCCCACACTGGCTCCTCCTCCAAGGCTCCTTGACTCTTGGTGGCAGCACCATCTGACCTAGAGCTGgagtctttctttttccttggggAGGGGGCGTCCCTTGCCCTTAGTGCTATGGATTTCTGCCAGTGGGCTGCTGCCGTCATTCCTGTCAGCACAGGTTCTGCATGCGCCTCGGCCGACATCCTctcctccagcctggccaatttcaCCAGGTCCCTCTGTGCTTCTTGGAAGTTCTCCTTTGCTGCTTGTTTTAGCTTTAAGGAAAGCCCCCAGGTCTCAGCCCTGACCCTCAGGGTTCCTGGTGACTGTGGTCTCTCTTTGTCCACCCACTTCCAATTATACAACTGTGGCTTCCCCAGGTCTGGTGTGGCCCTTCAAATTCATGGGCAGAGATTGTAGACATGCATTGCCTTTCGCTACAGTAAAAGGCACCTGCTTTGAGGCTTTGGGGTTATTGGGCAAATATACCCATCCCTGCCTGTCAGACTGTACCTAGgaattttggagagaaaaaaaaaaaaaaatccttgtttttTTGTGGAAAAAGGAATTGGTGTGGGCTGTGATTGGGTTGAAGCTGCTTTTATGTGATGGAGAATGCAGGCTTCCACAACGCCCAACATAGCCCACCCTGCATCCTGTTTCCCCTCAGCAGCCTTCCCTTCAGCTCCAGGCTACATGGAGCCCTCtgcttgtttttaatttacaagCTTATGTGACATTCACCAGGTACCACCTTACACGTTAGCTCACTTGATTCTCATGACCATCCTGTGAGGTGGGTActcttatccccattttgcagacaaactgaggcacaaggaggTTAATATTTGGAGTTGCCCTCTGGCTCCAGCATCTGTTCTGGCACCATGTGCTTTCCTCTTGGCCGTGTCCCTCCTGTCCCTTCTTGAACTGGCCCTTTATCTCTTGTGCCCACATGCTCAGCCCCAGGATTGGGGCTCTAAGGGAGAGGCCCCTGGCAGCTGTTCTTCTCTTCCAGGATTGTGGCTGCGCGGCTCAATGGTTCGCTTGATTTCTTCTCCTTGGAGACCCACACTGCCCTCAGCCCCCTGCAGTTTAGAGGTCGGAGGGCCTGGGGCGGGCAGGTGTTCACACTTGGTGGGATGTGCAGGGGCCGTCTGCCCATTGCCTTCTCAGAGATCCTTCACTTGGCCTTTTGTCCTCAGGGACCCCAGGCCggggcagttcccctgcctctCCAGTGTACAGCAGCAGCGACACAGTGGCCTGTCGCCTGACCCACACAGTGCCCTGTGCACACCAAAAGCCCATCACAGCCCTGAAAGCCGCTGCCGGGCGCTTGGTGACTGGGAGTCAAGACCACACGCTGAGAGTGAGTATTGTCTCATCTCTTGGGTGCTGGAGTGGCCTGGTGCAGGGTGGGAGCCTGATGCATTCGTCAGGGAGAGGCTGGAGGAGTCCTGGTGAAGGACAGAGGGCATTTCCTGGCCAAAGTATAACTTGGAAAATCCCAGAGACCAGAACCTGAGGTCCATCCCTGTCACAGGTATTCCGTCTGGAGGACTCGTGCTGCCTCTTCACCCTTCAGGGCCACTCAGGGGCCATCACGACTGTGTACATTGACCAGGTGAGGGGCCTGTGCGGGGGGTAGCGGGGTACAGAGCCTGTGGCCCATGTTTGCTGACTCCTGGGAGCTGGGCCCCTTCCAGGAAGCAGAGTCAGGGCCCCACCCACCAGGGCACAGGAACACCATTTTTTGACAGAGGTACTCCACCACAGTGACCCCGCTCCCCTGGCCTGTTTCCCCAGACCATGGTGCTGGCCAGTGGAGGACAAGATGGGGCCATCTGCCTGTGGGATGTACTGACTGGCAGCCGGGTTAGCCACGTGTTTGCTCACCGTGGGGATGTCACCTCCCTCACCTGTACCACCTCCTGTGTCATCAGCAGTGGCCTGGATGACCTCATCAGCATCTGGGACCGCAGCACAGGCATCAAGTTCTACTCCATTCAGCAGGTAGAGGGGGTGGGGATCATAGGATTCTTGGGATTTTAGGGAAGGACTCAGGACTGAGCTTGTCATGTCCTTGCCTCCAGGATCTGGGCTGTGGTGCAAGCTTGGGTGTCATCTCAGACAACCTGCTGGTGACCGGCGGCCAAGGCTGTGTCTCCTTTTGGGACCTAAACTACGGGGACCTGTTACAGACAGTCTACCTGGGGAAGAACAGTGAGGCCCAGCCTGCCCGCCAGATCCTGGTGCTGGACAACGCTGCCATTGTCTGCAACTTTGGCAGTGAGCTCAGCCTGGTGTATGTGCCCTCCGTGCTGGAGAAGCTGGACTGAGCATGGGGCCTCCCTGCCCAGGCAGGGGTCTGGGGTGCTGTGTGGGGGCCAATGCACTGAACCTGGACTTGGGGGAAAGAGCCGAGTATCTTCCAGCTGCTGCCTCCTGACTGtaatattaaacttttttaaaaaaaccacatCTGTCAGGCACTTTGGGAGCTACTTGTCTCTCTTGGAATTGTTTGTGCGCACACTCCGTCTGGACCCTCCTCAGAGCTGCTGAGGAAACGTACAGCATGGCATGGGTAGCAAAGCGGGGAGGATGAGCAAGCCAGAACTGCAGGACCCTGAAAGAAATGTCCTGGTAGTGTAACAAACAGTTTGGTACCATCCTGTTATCCACGAAAGGTGCTAAGTTCCTGCCAGTGCTACTAGAGCTGAGGCAGCAATGGGCAGACTCAGACACGGGCCACAGAACAGGGTGgtttattatttcaatagcaAAGAGCTGAAAAATGTCAGGTCTCATAAAGGAGCAGAACCTGACCCAGAGCCTGCAGTACATCTCCACCCCACGGGGGTGCGGACTGGGCCAGGCAGGCCAAAGGCAGCAGAAATGGGAGTAAGAGACTATGCCCACTGAGAAGCTCTGCTGGGTGTGGGCAGGTGGGTATGAGAGATGATGTAGTGTAAGGACCAGGTAGGCGAAACCTGTTCAGGTCTTGTTGAGTGTCCAGAGTGGATCCAGAAGGCTGAGGGGGTCATCAGAGGGCTGGGTGGCCCGTAGCCCTTGCCCATTATGGGCCTGCAGAAAGTTCTGCTTGCTCATCCGCTGCTTGCCCCGCAGGGAGCTGTCCAGGGAGAAGGCCTCTGGGGTCAAGGAGGCCAGCAgctccagggaggaggaggggggccCCGAGCTGGGGGCTTCAGGCACTGGCGGCTCCTCCTCAGGCTGGGGAGCCTCAGGCAGCGGGGAGGAAAGGGGGGGCGGGGAGGAAGACGGGATTGGGGTAGACTCTGGGAGGCTGGCTGGCGGGAGGCCTGGGGGCTCTGCAGGGCCTGGCAAGCTGGCAACTGGGGACTCCAATCCCCCAGGAGGCCGGATGCTGAGCTTGGCAATGGTGGCCTGGATGGAGCTGATAGGCACATCCCCACCGAGGACCAGGTCCTGGGAGTCCTGAGGAAGGTGGTTCTGAGAAGACAGAGTGGGTGAGGAGAGGGAGTCCCAAGGTCGTGACTGTCCCAGCAGCTTCCAGGGAACCTTCCTCACCTTCTGGCTGATGCTTGCGCTGGCCAAGGGTTTGCATGGAGGGGGCACACCATGGCGCTGCAGGACCTGCTCCACGTGTCTCACCACTGCCTCATAGCAGAACCTGAGGTGCAACTGCACAGGTGCATTTGGCCAGGTCAGCCAGGCAGGGGCCCGACACCCGGGGACAGAAGGCCCATCCCAGCCCCACCTGCCCAGATCCTCACCTTCTCCTGCAGCATGTGCTTCCTCTGCTGCCGCATGCGTCGCACCAGTTGAGGCAGCTCAGGGATTCCAttcccagcctccacctcctgcacaGCTGCATAGAGCAGCGCGAAGGCTCCTGTGCGGCCCACACCAGAGCTGTGCCAAGAAGGGGGTATGAGGCTGGGGAATGAGGCCAGGCCAAGAGCCCGTAGAGAGACTGTCAGGCCCACCCTCTACCTGCAGTGCACAATGATGGGCGTGTGCAGCGGCCGCTGATGCAGGTAATGTGCGTGCACCTCCTGGATGAAGTGCAGCAAGTTGCTGGGGCTGTCGGGCAGGCCTCTGTGGGACAGGATGGGGTGGGGAAGAGCCTATGAGCCAGGCCTGATCTGAGGCTCCCATCCCTCCCAGCACCAAGGACTGGACGGCACCCCAGACCCCCAGCCACCATCCAGAGCAGTGGACGCACAACTCAGGCCAAGTGGGGAAGTGGAGGTGCACGAGAGAGCGCTTGAGGCTCTGGTCTCGGAACTGCAGGCTCAGCACACGTTCCACATGGGTTTCAGTGCTGCGGACGCTGCTCAATGCCAGGCTCAGGGCACCGTGCACCATGGGCTGGCCCCTCTCAGTGGGGAAGTAGCGTGCCACTTTTTGCTGAGGGACAGACACACCAAGACAGGGCTGGTTTTCCAGGATCCCCTGCCCTGCCACCCCACACTGCCCTCGTGGGCACCCAGCCCCTCTCTCACCttctccatctcagcctcagaaACCAGCATGACAATAACTGACACTTTCTGCTCATGAACCATGAGCCAGAAGTCAGCAGCTGTGCCGGGCAGTGGGGCCTGGGTGGCCACTAGCGGCGGGCAGTATGGGGAGAGCCCCTCCACGCAGCTGGCATTGATGTAGTCATCCTTGCCTGAGCGCAGCACCACACGGTTACTGTCGTAGGGCATGACATCCTGGTGCCGGTTCTTCAGTGAGTAGCAGCGGGCGATGGCGATGGAACGGCCTCGGGCATCATGTTCCTGCGCATCTTGCAGCTCCCGCCAGACAGTGTCCAGAGCCCCCACATCCCCCAGCTGGCCCCGAAAGGCCTCCAGCTCCTGCTGCAACTGCCGCAGCCTCTCGGGATGCTCATAGGGGTCCCGCTCAATCAGCCGCAGGGCCTGTGGCCGACGGCCCTCAGCTGCATCCACCTTGGTGGGCTGCAGCAGGGGCTGCCCACCCCCAGGAGGCTGAGTGCTGCCATGCTGGCTCTCCGGGCTGGAGGAGAGCAGGTCTGCAGCTGCAGCGCCTCGGCGCAGGCAAGGGGGTGGTTCTGCTGCTGGGGGCCGAGGGGGCACAGAACCAGGCCCTGGAGATGGAGCAGGTGAAGGCACCAGGTGGGGACTGGGGGTTGGCTGGCCAGCAGGTGAGGGCCCTCGGATGGTAAGAGGGGCTGCCTGGGGGCCCATGGGTCTGGTAGCAGGGGCAGGACCATATGCCAGGGGgggatggggaggctgagggggccCAGGGCTGGGGAAAGGCAGAGCCCCTGAGTGGGCTGGCAGAGGGTCTTGAGCAGGACCTGGGTAGAGCTGGGTGTGCAGGGGGGTTGGCGGCTGCCCCAGAACCCCAGGCTGAGGGGCATAGGGGTAGGGGGACTGTGGGGGTAGGAGTCCTGGGGCCTGGGTTGGGAAGAGGTGCGGATGCTGGAGTGGAAGGGGCTGCTGTGGGGGCTGAGGCCCAAATGCTCGTGAAGGCTGGGGCTGAGGCCCAATCCTCGGGGCTGGAAAACCTGCAGGGATCCCAGGAGAGAAGTGGTGCTGGGCTGGGACGGGTTGCTTGGTCCCTACGGGGTAGGTGTAAGGCGTGGGCAGAGACTGTGGTGGAGGCACTGGGAAGCGGGGCTGGGGAGGAACAGTCGTGGGGTTTGGCCGTGGGGCTGTGTGGCTGGGGATGGGCGCCTGGATGCTGTCTACTGTGGTGGTGGCTGGCCGAACCACCATGGTCAGCTCGGGGCCTGAGAATTGAGGAGGTGGGGCGGAGGGCAGACCTGCAACTGGTGGGGCCGGCCCTACCCCCACATAGGGACTGCTCACCATGCCATGCTGGGGGGAGGATCGGGGCACAAGGCCCAGCTCCGGCGTATAGGCAGGGGCTGGGTAGAGGGCAGGCCCAGGTGCTACGGGCACTGCAGCGGGCCCTGGGGCCCTGGGCTGTATCAGCTGGGTGGGGCCTGAGTAGGTACCAGGGGGCAAGGGGCCTGAGAGATAGTGGGGTCCTGGGCCCGTGGAGCTGGGGAAAGGGCTGGGAGGAAAGTGGAGCGGGGTGGCAGTTCCCAGGAAGGTGTCGGGCAGTCGTGGGCCAGCCACCATGTCAGGGGGAAGGCTACGCAGCTCCTCGGGGGGGTCTCCTGCTTCCATCGCCTCACTCTCCTCCCTGCGGGGCAGCAGTGGCTTTGGGGCTGTGGGCCGTGGCGGCGGCTTCTTCTTCAGCTCCCTGCGGGACAGGCAGGGAAAAAGTGGGGTCAGGCTCCTATCACCCCAGCCTGTCTGGACCCAAGCCGCACCACAGCCCCAGGGCCACACGAACCTGTCCAAGAGCTGCTGGCGGGCAGCCTCGCGGGCCTGACAGGTAGACTGTGTGCGCTCCAGCAGAGCAGCCACCTTGCTCTCCAGGTCTGCGTAGAAGTCCCTGCCCTCCTGTGACTTCTTCATCAGGTCCTCATAGGCTTCATACGAGGCCACCAGGGTTTGCAGCGTGGAGTTCCACCTGGTGGGCAGAAGGGCCAGCTCCAGGTGAACCACGGGGGTGGGCTCCAGGCAGCTCCAGACAAGAGCAGAGGACTGGGCACTGACTTTTGGTCCAGGTCGCTGAGTACCCGCCGCACGGCTGCGTACTGCACGTTGGCCTCTGTCAGTGCGCGGAGGACACGGTCCTGGGCGGCCAGGTTCTGCTCCAGGTATACCTTCAGCTGGTCGTACTTTTTCAGCTGCTCCTCGAACAGCTTCTGAGGGAGGGGTGGGGGCCAGGGATGGACACTCAGGGCCTCGACTCCTAAGGGTGGGGCCCAGAGTCCCTCCACCCTGCTCACTCAGCCCACCTTCATCTCTGAGTGGTCTGTGGTGACCAGTGAGGCAGTGATGTCATCTTTCTGGATGAGCTCACGCAGCTGCTGCTCCAGAGACACACGCTGGTCCCGCATCTCCTGCACCTTGGCCAGGATGCGCTTTAGGTTCTGCAGCACAGCCTTGTCCTCTGTGGGCAACAGTGGTCAGTGAGGCCAGAGAAACCCCCAGCTCAACTCTCCCAATGGGGTCGGGTGGGGCTCACCTGGGGTGAGGGCTGGTGTGGGCAGGGCAGCCCGGACCTGGTCAAGTGGCCCACTGAGCAGGCGCAGGTTGCCGACGTGCAGGTTCATGGCACGGTGCAGCTCACTGTTGGTAAAGGAGGCCTTCTCGTGGACTTCCATGTACTTGGCCCATTCTCGCCTCACCTCTGCCAGCTCAGCCTTGGAGGGGACGGAGATGGCCCCCGTCTGGCCCACCGCCTCCTGAAACTTCTGCTCTAGCAGCTCATCCTCCTCCAGCAGGTCTCTGATGTCCTTCAGGGAAGCCTCCACATCCGTGAACACACCTGACAGCACTGGGGGTGTGGATTGTAGAGGCAGCCCCTGAGGCAGGCTGACTGAGCACCCATGGGCCCCTCCCCAAAGAGACAGAACCGCCCCCTCAGGCCAGGGCTTGAGTGAGGTCCAGCGTACACTGAGCAGGGTGCATGAGGTATGCTGATCCAGGGGAGTGGGCATGGGGACCCAAGCCAGGGCCTAGAGGGGTGCAGCCTCCATCCTTGGTGACCAGAGACATGGAGGAGGCCACAGCAGATGACCTCCACACTCCCCTCCACCTGCTTGCTCTGCCCCTTACTCGCCTTGCATGGACTGGACAAGGTTCCTGACAGTGTCGGGCCGGACGCTGAGGGCCGCACACTTCTCCATGAGCTGGGGTGGGATGTGGCTGTAGGCATCAAGGTTGTCCACGGTCTCGGGATCCAACTGCATTGAATCCATGAATTGGCTGTGGGGGGCAACAGGGCCAGGTGGGTGCTGGGTACTGATCCAACTCTGACCATGTCAAAGGAGCCGCTAGGGCAAGCCCCACCACTGAATCTGAGGTCTCAGCAGAGAGCAAATTGTGACCTCGGACCCCTACTACCAGGTCTGGCCTGGTCTCACAGAACATGCCCAAGGCATTGCTGGAAACAGTGGGACAGAAggcacctcctcctcccaagacATGACTCCTTCCCACCCTGGGCGGGAAGGCAGCGTTGGGAAACCTGTTCGAAATGGACATTTCATTCCTCTCCCAGCATAGGCAGCCCTGGGGTTCCCAGAGCCCCGGGAAGtgccgcctgcctctgcctccgcctcccggcccAGGTCCCACACTCACTCCAGGACCTCATTCTTGTCCTCTATCTTGGCCATCATCTCCCGGAGCAGCTTGGCCTTCTCCTCACTGCAGAAGCAACACAGCATGTGCTGGAGACCCACATCTCCAGACACCCAGCCTCCCTCTGTTCCACCCTCCACCCACCTGTAGAGTGACGAGGCCTCGTGGGCAGCCATGGGTACCAGTTTGGCGAAGATGTCAGGGCCTGTAACAGCTGGGTCTGTGGGGTTCACTGGCAAGGGCTTCACCAAGGGGGCTCCTGGCGAGGTGGAAATTGTGGAGATCGGGCCCATGCAGAGTCCTTGAGGCAGCCTCCTGTGTCCTGTCTCCACCCCACCCTCACCTCTGCCCCCACCTCTCAGCTCCCCGACCTTTTACAGGCTGAAGGGTGTCCAATGCTGGGACAGCCTCATGGTAGATGAAGTCGTTGTCCTTCTTGGCAGAATTGAACCTGGGGGTCAGAAGCAGGGGGAGTGGGCAGTCACGGGGTGTCAGTAGAGATCCAGAACCTACTTCCCATGTGGGACATCGCTCTCTGGCACTGAAGCCTTTCTCCCAGAGATGCCAGCAGAGGCACAGCACCCTTCACAAAAAGAAGGAACCAGGGCTACCCCCACAGACTCACTTTCCCCCAATGACATCCATAGTGAAACGAAGCGCGTCTTGCACCGTGTCAGGCTGGCCCTGTGGGGTTAGGGACAGGGGTGGGGTCTTAGCACCAACCAAGGCTGGCACCAGGACACCCTCTCAGGGGTCTGAGGGGCAGCAAGGCCTTCCTCAGCTTTACCTTGGCCAACTTGATGGCTTCATTGAGCTTGTCCAGGGCGCTCTGGAAGTACGCAACCTGTGGAGAGTGGCAGGAAAGCCTGCTCTGTCCTCCTCTGCTTGGACCCCtactcctcctgcctcccacccagccctgcctTTCCATCAGGTGACCCATCAGATGACAAGCAGCTCAGGAGGCAGCCAGGAGCAGTGCCACGCCCTGCCCCAGCCACCCGCTCTGTGGGGAGCCTGTCCCACCTCCTCAGACTCCAAGGGACGAGGGCTGCACAGATGGGACAACACTTAAGACACCAGGCCTGCAGCAGGTGGTGGCCAGGGTGAGACAGAGAAGGCCACCCCCTGGTGTGTAAGGAGCGGGAGCACACCAGCATCTCACTGAAGGCTGCTATCGGTCCCCAGTCCCCTCCTTGCTGCAGCTCACTCACCCGCTCCCCGAACTTCTGCTGCTCCTCGGCCTGCTTTCCCATGTGCAGCTGGGAAAGAAGAAGAGACGCCATGACTTGCTTCCTGAGCTGTGGCCACTCAGCCCCGCCCCACCCTGGGGCCCCAGGCCCTCACATGAGCCACGGCTGCAAAGTAGTAGATCTTCATCTGCACAAGCTTCTTCCAGTCCTTCTGGATCCGGCCCAGCAGTGAGGCAGTGTCAGGGTTCTCCAAGGCCCGGCATGCCTCCTTGTAGTAATCTACCACCTGGGGACAGGGTGGGGGTCAGTGAGTGGGGGATCAACAGTAAAACGAAGGCCGCCCATCAGCCCCGTCCCTACCTGTGCGCTGATGCGGGCCACCAGAAAGCTCTTCCTGTTGTCCAACATCGACTTCTCCAGGAGGCACTCCTGAGCCTGGCCCTGGGGAGACACATGAGGTGTCCCTCACTCACCCAAggccttccccttccccttccccagggGCAGACTGAGGGATCCCTCTTCACTGCCCTCTCCCCCAGCTGACCCCACGCCAAGCAGCACCACTATGCTCCCGGATTCAACAAAGCCAAGGCCCCCTGCTTGTCCCTCACTGCCATCGGCACATGGCCTGGTCCAGGATCCAGGCCCAactgccccctccccagccaTCCCCTTCCCTGGATTTAACTCCACTCCAACCAGGGCACCTCCTCACCAGCATGAGGTTGACGTTGAGAGTTAGGATCTGGCGGCTCATGTCGACGCTGTAGGCTTGAGGGAAATGCTCCCGCAGGTAGGCGAAGGCGCCGGCTGCGCACTGGAAGTGGGTACAGGAGACCTTCATGCCCTGGGAGGGAGTGGGAGGATGGCCTGTGTCCACTCCATGGGTCAGGATTCATCCATAACTGGGAGGCTGCCCCTCCCTGGTATGTCCACATGTTCCACTGCTGCCCCTCTCCTCACCTCCTCAGACACCCGCTTGTCCATGGCCCCCAGCATGGAGTGCAGTGctcctggggagggaggggacacAGTGTTAGGGGGCCTGGGGCTGCTCACACCCATGTAAAGGTGAGGCAGAAGGGGTACTGTTGTCATCCACAGTCAGGAAAACAGGGCTCTGAGAACCAGGGCAATGAGTCCAAGGACAC from Piliocolobus tephrosceles isolate RC106 chromosome 2, ASM277652v3, whole genome shotgun sequence encodes:
- the PTPN23 gene encoding tyrosine-protein phosphatase non-receptor type 23 isoform X2 encodes the protein MGSGQEAAVSVTWTEIFSGKSVAHEDIKYEQACILYNLGALHSMLGAMDKRVSEEGMKVSCTHFQCAAGAFAYLREHFPQAYSVDMSRQILTLNVNLMLGQAQECLLEKSMLDNRKSFLVARISAQVVDYYKEACRALENPDTASLLGRIQKDWKKLVQMKIYYFAAVAHLHMGKQAEEQQKFGERVAYFQSALDKLNEAIKLAKGQPDTVQDALRFTMDVIGGKFNSAKKDNDFIYHEAVPALDTLQPVKGAPLVKPLPVNPTDPAVTGPDIFAKLVPMAAHEASSLYSEEKAKLLREMMAKIEDKNEVLDQFMDSMQLDPETVDNLDAYSHIPPQLMEKCAALSVRPDTVRNLVQSMQVLSGVFTDVEASLKDIRDLLEEDELLEQKFQEAVGQTGAISVPSKAELAEVRREWAKYMEVHEKASFTNSELHRAMNLHVGNLRLLSGPLDQVRAALPTPALTPEDKAVLQNLKRILAKVQEMRDQRVSLEQQLRELIQKDDITASLVTTDHSEMKKLFEEQLKKYDQLKVYLEQNLAAQDRVLRALTEANVQYAAVRRVLSDLDQKWNSTLQTLVASYEAYEDLMKKSQEGRDFYADLESKVAALLERTQSTCQAREAARQQLLDRELKKKPPPRPTAPKPLLPRREESEAMEAGDPPEELRSLPPDMVAGPRLPDTFLGTATPLHFPPSPFPSSTGPGPHYLSGPLPPGTYSGPTQLIQPRAPGPAAVPVAPGPALYPAPAYTPELGLVPRSSPQHGMVSSPYVGVGPAPPVAGLPSAPPPQFSGPELTMVVRPATTTVDSIQAPIPSHTAPRPNPTTVPPQPRFPVPPPQSLPTPYTYPVGTKQPVPAQHHFSPGIPAGFPAPRIGPQPQPSRAFGPQPPQQPLPLQHPHLFPTQAPGLLPPQSPYPYAPQPGVLGQPPTPLHTQLYPGPAQDPLPAHSGALPFPSPGPPQPPHPPLAYGPAPATRPMGPQAAPLTIRGPSPAGQPTPSPHLVPSPAPSPGPGSVPPRPPAAEPPPCLRRGAAAADLLSSSPESQHGSTQPPGGGQPLLQPTKVDAAEGRRPQALRLIERDPYEHPERLRQLQQELEAFRGQLGDVGALDTVWRELQDAQEHDARGRSIAIARCYSLKNRHQDVMPYDSNRVVLRSGKDDYINASCVEGLSPYCPPLVATQAPLPGTAADFWLMVHEQKVSVIVMLVSEAEMEKQKVARYFPTERGQPMVHGALSLALSSVRSTETHVERVLSLQFRDQSLKRSLVHLHFPTWPELGLPDSPSNLLHFIQEVHAHYLHQRPLHTPIIVHCSSGVGRTGAFALLYAAVQEVEAGNGIPELPQLVRRMRQQRKHMLQEKLHLRFCYEAVVRHVEQVLQRHGVPPPCKPLASASISQKNHLPQDSQDLVLGGDVPISSIQATIAKLSIRPPGGLESPVASLPGPAEPPGLPPASLPESTPIPSSSPPPLSSPLPEAPQPEEEPPVPEAPSSGPPSSSLELLASLTPEAFSLDSSLRGKQRMSKQNFLQAHNGQGLRATQPSDDPLSLLDPLWTLNKT